From Chryseobacterium wanjuense, one genomic window encodes:
- a CDS encoding T9SS type B sorting domain-containing protein, producing MKRFLLSLVLVFLTINTLFAQRDTEHWFAPMMNRTGLTGGTNNQAIYLSTDSTTPFPVDIYNNNTVIGTVTISKGDPKVFVVPLATIITSSQADLFTPITKGLYTKGTKPYYANLRFSIPSHGEILTSKGKAGIGKKFYAAAAPITDIGGGGIYNFMAGIMATEDNTVVTVSGYSAGVTFSNGTTGATTPSMSFTLNKGQSYIIEGRGNITANSSGFIGAKIESDKPVSLTNGNFNGQFSWGAVGGSSDIIMDQSVPVDRLGNEFVLVKGNGNVTAQMEDALIIATENNTEIQINGGPVVATLNEGQFYRVNGPNNGNPANNVNYIDQGNGHYNMYIKTSKNVYVYQLLAGLATSIATLGYNYIPPLNCFLPRKIDEIAFINDLNGSASPDIKLNILTETGSTVTYSTNGGAPITPTAAQGPYPVQGTSAWVSYSIPGLAGNVTVNSTKAVTAGIAGGSGAVGYGGYFAGFSSIPVIAKQSGDCVPGIVLEVDDSFETYQWYLNGVAISGATQATHTPTQAGNYTVKVTMGTCPPVTTPIYKVFSCVKNTTATLNACATKVITPTFSFNTSQTPVASTVTILTYPTHGTATLNPSTGQITYIPNAGYLGADQIVYQFCGNAPEFIDCEHVTLNLNVVPFVLNDATIKACQYDGKGFFDLTTAIVTLYDPVVKKFYPTLADLNAGTNMITNPTNYLSAAGFVYVKVTTNEGCTGNAKITLEFLPTPTVNEATLSECFLEMDETKAKFDLTIANVSSVTPITKKYYPTFTDANNGTNEIMNPQAHISGDGAAYVRVYNSNGCYAIAKIILKVIPPKRSPLLVDKTICIDSRTNLDAGPGYASYEWSTGATTQVLSGVPVGTYWVILEDNGCFVKQFVNVKKAEDPVIKELEISNNTVTVHVTGGKAPYQYAVDAPTNWQDSNVFTGLTRGQHIFYVKDSYNCTPISVEVTVPNLINAITPNGDNKNDFIDYSELAYKNNLSFVIYDRYGNKIFTGDKFNNYKWDGKHYDKKIVTGTYWYHINWNEPNKEKTPIKYTGWILVKNID from the coding sequence ATGAAAAGATTTCTACTTAGTTTAGTATTAGTTTTTTTGACGATTAATACTCTCTTTGCACAAAGGGATACAGAACATTGGTTTGCCCCAATGATGAACAGAACGGGTTTAACGGGAGGTACCAATAACCAGGCTATCTACCTTTCCACTGATTCTACAACACCATTTCCAGTAGATATTTACAATAATAATACTGTCATTGGTACTGTAACAATCAGTAAAGGAGACCCTAAGGTTTTTGTAGTCCCTCTGGCGACTATCATTACTTCATCACAGGCAGATCTGTTTACACCAATCACAAAAGGACTTTACACCAAAGGTACAAAACCTTATTATGCCAACCTTAGATTCTCAATTCCGAGCCACGGTGAGATTTTGACATCTAAAGGAAAAGCCGGTATCGGTAAAAAATTCTACGCAGCTGCCGCTCCTATTACAGATATCGGAGGTGGTGGTATCTACAACTTTATGGCAGGTATCATGGCGACTGAAGACAATACGGTTGTTACAGTTTCAGGATATTCAGCCGGCGTTACTTTTTCCAACGGAACTACCGGAGCAACGACTCCTTCCATGTCTTTTACTTTAAACAAAGGACAATCATACATCATTGAAGGAAGAGGAAACATCACTGCGAATTCATCAGGTTTCATCGGTGCCAAAATCGAATCTGACAAACCTGTTTCTTTGACCAACGGTAACTTCAACGGACAATTCTCTTGGGGAGCTGTAGGTGGAAGTTCTGATATTATCATGGACCAGTCTGTACCGGTTGACAGGTTAGGAAACGAATTCGTTTTGGTAAAAGGAAACGGAAACGTAACCGCTCAAATGGAAGATGCATTGATCATTGCAACGGAGAACAACACAGAAATACAGATCAACGGGGGCCCTGTGGTAGCAACCCTTAATGAAGGACAGTTCTACAGAGTAAATGGCCCGAATAACGGAAACCCGGCGAATAACGTCAACTATATAGATCAAGGTAACGGACATTACAACATGTACATTAAAACATCTAAAAATGTATATGTTTATCAGCTTCTTGCAGGTCTTGCAACTAGTATTGCAACTTTAGGGTACAACTATATCCCACCTTTGAACTGTTTCTTACCAAGAAAAATTGACGAAATCGCTTTCATTAATGATCTTAACGGAAGTGCGAGCCCGGATATTAAATTAAATATATTAACAGAAACCGGATCTACGGTTACGTATAGTACTAATGGCGGAGCGCCCATCACACCGACTGCAGCACAAGGACCTTATCCTGTTCAGGGTACGTCAGCTTGGGTATCGTACTCCATTCCCGGGCTAGCCGGAAACGTTACGGTAAACTCCACAAAAGCAGTTACTGCAGGTATTGCAGGAGGTAGTGGAGCGGTAGGATATGGCGGATATTTTGCCGGATTCTCATCAATCCCTGTTATTGCAAAACAATCAGGAGACTGTGTACCGGGAATCGTACTGGAAGTAGACGACAGTTTTGAAACCTATCAATGGTATCTGAATGGCGTTGCTATCTCAGGTGCTACACAAGCGACTCATACACCTACACAGGCGGGGAACTACACGGTAAAAGTAACAATGGGAACATGTCCTCCTGTTACAACACCGATTTATAAAGTATTCTCTTGTGTTAAAAATACAACAGCAACATTAAATGCGTGTGCAACCAAGGTAATTACACCTACATTCTCATTCAATACATCTCAGACTCCGGTAGCAAGTACAGTAACAATTCTTACGTACCCTACACACGGAACCGCTACACTGAACCCATCAACAGGACAAATCACTTATATTCCAAATGCTGGATATTTAGGTGCAGACCAGATTGTTTATCAGTTCTGTGGCAATGCTCCTGAGTTTATCGACTGTGAACATGTAACATTAAATTTAAATGTTGTTCCTTTCGTTTTAAATGACGCTACAATCAAAGCATGTCAGTACGACGGAAAAGGATTCTTTGACCTTACAACAGCGATCGTTACTTTGTATGATCCTGTAGTGAAGAAATTCTATCCTACTCTTGCAGATCTTAATGCAGGAACCAATATGATTACAAACCCTACCAATTATCTTTCTGCGGCAGGATTTGTATATGTAAAAGTAACGACTAACGAAGGCTGTACCGGAAATGCTAAAATCACTTTAGAGTTCCTTCCTACACCAACGGTAAACGAAGCTACTTTAAGCGAATGTTTCCTTGAAATGGACGAAACAAAAGCTAAGTTTGATTTAACAATTGCAAACGTTTCATCGGTAACGCCGATCACTAAAAAATATTATCCTACATTCACGGATGCCAACAACGGAACGAATGAGATCATGAATCCTCAGGCTCATATCTCAGGAGACGGAGCGGCTTATGTAAGAGTATACAACAGCAACGGATGTTATGCGATCGCCAAAATTATCTTAAAAGTAATTCCTCCTAAGAGATCTCCTCTATTGGTTGATAAAACGATCTGTATCGACAGCAGAACCAATCTTGATGCAGGACCTGGTTATGCTTCTTACGAATGGAGCACCGGAGCTACAACTCAGGTTTTATCAGGAGTACCTGTTGGAACATATTGGGTAATTCTTGAAGACAACGGTTGTTTTGTTAAGCAATTTGTAAATGTTAAAAAAGCTGAAGATCCAGTCATTAAAGAACTTGAAATTTCTAACAATACAGTGACAGTGCATGTAACAGGTGGAAAAGCTCCTTATCAATATGCAGTGGATGCGCCTACAAACTGGCAGGATTCTAATGTATTCACAGGACTTACAAGAGGACAGCATATATTCTATGTAAAAGATTCTTACAACTGTACACCAATCTCTGTAGAAGTTACCGTACCGAATCTGATCAACGCAATTACTCCAAACGGGGATAATAAAAATGATTTCATCGATTACAGCGAATTAGCCTATAAAAACAATCTTTCTTTCGTAATCTATGACAGATATGGGAACAAAATCTTCACAGGAGATAAGTTCAACAACTATAAGTGGGATGGTAAACATTACGACAAAAAAATAGTAACAGGAACGTACTGGTATCACATCAATTGGAATGAACCAAACAAAGAAAAAACTCCAATTAAGTACACCGGATGGATTTTAGTAAAAAACATTGACTAA
- a CDS encoding T9SS type B sorting domain-containing protein, translated as MKKLLLTICTFLCLLCNAQLDTDHWFAPMSSKAGTTGLQGYLYLSTNETTPFSVQIYNSNVLFTTVQVSKGNPAQVSIPNSFLITDNPSDLFAPNAMGMYVKGPKKFFANYRFSLQNHAEIITSKGLAGLGTTFYAGMAPLTGVAFYVNSMIGVTATEDNTSVVVSGYNPNVVFSDGSSSPTKTFVLNKGESYILDAVSTDSNYNLNGLVGAKIEATKPISVTNGNFNGIYTNLNFTNNDVLMDQAVPVERLGKDFVVVKGNGSVFSEMETALIIATENNTQLTINGTGTGITLNAGQYYMVPSSNYIYQGGTDNYNMGISATKNIYVYQFLAGVSGGNEYPTGGMNFIPPLSCFMPNKIDEIGFINRIGSQNYSTRLNIITQTGATVTLNGNAIAAANGPYPVNGNPNWVTYSVPNVTGTITVNSTKSVTAGIAAGSGAVGYGGYFAGFSSIPAITKTGDCYTGILLQVDNTYDGYQWYLNGSPISGATTYSINPEIYGAGTYTCLVTKNNCESKLTTGYDYTLCPPITTTTYNIGACNTKVISPAFTTSTQTITPSHTSIVAAPTSGTATVNSATGEITYTPNPGLTADATDTFIYYVEGSGNPADFEYFKIIINIDVLQTTNGALTSCADASGNGTFDLTSVSVSPDPGTTVQYYTNSALSGTPIATPATYNGPAGTIYANVTSQYGCTKTAQITLTTIPSPNINTNNFNATLCDDNFDGIVNVNFSNITPVIVTNSASFNVRYYLNQTDANAGNTNTLPANWTYTANTTVYVRVDVLTGNCPAAFGQINFKIGNRITLLTGTATSDVCDNDISGSESVNLNDYKNLFTTDPGVTLTFHATLANAQAGTNAISPIQTITSTSTFYIRFTSATECPNTGILTLNLKTPKKSDRLKDQIVCPNELVTLDAGPGFTSYTWSTGATTQTVTVGAGSYYVDLGFNGCIYRQYVNVTTAQPPTITKIEVSGYNATVFASGGTPPYQYSLNGIDYQSSNIFTGLSRGMHTAYVLGADGCSPVVKEFLILNLINAITPNGDGLNDVLNYSDLRIKQDVSIEVVDRYGALVYRSADKNYIWDGKVNGRPLSTGTYWYLLRWIEPDTKLPVSYSGWVLIKNRE; from the coding sequence ATGAAAAAACTTCTACTAACCATTTGTACTTTTCTTTGTTTATTATGCAATGCACAACTCGATACGGATCATTGGTTTGCACCCATGTCTTCGAAAGCAGGAACCACCGGACTTCAGGGGTATTTATACCTCTCTACCAACGAAACCACACCGTTTTCTGTACAGATCTATAATAGCAATGTGCTTTTCACAACCGTTCAGGTAAGCAAAGGAAATCCCGCTCAGGTTAGTATCCCAAATTCTTTTTTAATTACGGATAATCCAAGCGATCTTTTCGCTCCCAATGCCATGGGAATGTATGTGAAAGGACCAAAAAAGTTTTTTGCCAACTACAGATTTTCGCTTCAAAATCATGCGGAAATTATTACTTCTAAAGGATTGGCAGGTCTCGGTACGACTTTCTACGCCGGAATGGCTCCGTTGACAGGAGTCGCTTTTTATGTCAATTCTATGATCGGAGTTACGGCAACTGAAGACAATACCTCAGTAGTCGTTTCGGGATATAACCCGAATGTTGTTTTTTCAGACGGATCTTCAAGCCCAACCAAAACTTTTGTGTTAAATAAAGGAGAATCCTATATCCTGGATGCAGTGAGTACCGATTCCAATTATAATCTTAATGGATTGGTCGGAGCAAAAATCGAGGCTACAAAACCGATTTCTGTGACGAACGGTAATTTTAACGGAATTTATACCAATTTAAATTTCACCAACAACGATGTCTTGATGGATCAGGCTGTCCCTGTCGAAAGATTGGGAAAAGATTTTGTCGTGGTAAAAGGCAACGGTTCTGTATTTTCTGAAATGGAAACCGCTTTAATCATTGCCACTGAAAACAATACACAGCTTACCATCAACGGAACAGGTACCGGAATTACCTTGAATGCAGGACAATATTATATGGTTCCAAGCAGTAATTATATTTACCAGGGCGGTACTGATAATTATAATATGGGAATTTCCGCCACTAAAAATATTTATGTTTACCAATTCTTAGCAGGAGTTTCAGGAGGAAATGAATATCCGACAGGAGGGATGAATTTTATCCCGCCACTCAGTTGTTTTATGCCTAATAAAATTGACGAAATCGGATTCATTAACCGAATCGGAAGCCAAAATTACAGCACAAGATTAAACATCATCACCCAAACCGGAGCAACAGTTACTTTAAACGGAAACGCAATTGCCGCTGCAAACGGCCCTTACCCGGTGAACGGGAATCCGAATTGGGTCACTTATTCTGTTCCGAACGTTACCGGAACAATTACGGTAAATTCTACAAAATCCGTAACTGCAGGAATTGCAGCGGGAAGCGGAGCCGTAGGATATGGCGGTTATTTTGCAGGATTTTCATCCATTCCGGCGATCACAAAAACCGGCGACTGCTATACCGGGATTTTACTACAGGTTGATAATACCTATGACGGCTATCAATGGTATCTTAATGGAAGTCCGATTTCAGGGGCTACCACCTACTCTATCAATCCTGAAATATACGGAGCAGGAACGTACACTTGTTTAGTTACAAAAAACAACTGCGAATCGAAGCTTACGACTGGTTATGACTACACATTATGTCCACCGATTACGACGACAACTTACAATATCGGAGCTTGTAATACAAAGGTAATTTCGCCTGCTTTTACAACTTCTACGCAAACCATCACTCCTTCTCATACAAGCATTGTTGCAGCACCGACTTCCGGAACAGCAACCGTGAATTCTGCAACAGGAGAAATTACTTATACCCCAAATCCGGGACTGACAGCTGATGCCACAGATACATTTATCTATTATGTAGAAGGAAGCGGAAATCCTGCTGATTTTGAATATTTTAAAATCATTATTAATATTGACGTCCTGCAAACGACCAACGGAGCATTAACATCATGCGCCGATGCCAGTGGAAACGGAACATTTGACCTTACCTCTGTGAGCGTTTCTCCGGATCCGGGAACTACAGTTCAGTATTATACCAATTCTGCCTTATCGGGAACTCCGATTGCCACGCCGGCAACCTATAACGGACCTGCAGGAACTATTTATGCCAATGTAACTTCCCAATACGGATGTACGAAAACGGCTCAGATTACTTTAACAACCATTCCGTCACCAAATATTAATACTAATAATTTTAATGCAACACTTTGCGATGACAATTTTGATGGTATTGTAAATGTTAATTTTTCGAATATTACTCCGGTAATTGTAACCAATTCTGCCAGTTTTAATGTAAGATATTACTTAAATCAGACCGATGCCAATGCCGGAAACACCAATACACTGCCCGCCAACTGGACGTATACAGCAAACACCACCGTCTATGTAAGAGTGGATGTTCTTACCGGAAATTGCCCGGCTGCATTCGGACAGATCAATTTTAAAATTGGAAACAGAATAACTTTGCTTACAGGAACTGCAACATCCGATGTTTGTGACAACGACATCAGCGGCTCTGAAAGTGTAAACCTTAATGATTATAAAAATTTATTTACCACAGATCCGGGTGTCACTTTGACATTCCATGCTACTTTGGCTAATGCTCAGGCTGGAACGAATGCGATTTCCCCAATTCAGACCATCACTTCTACAAGTACATTTTATATCAGATTTACAAGTGCCACAGAATGTCCGAATACCGGAATTTTAACATTAAATTTAAAAACACCTAAAAAATCCGACAGGCTGAAAGATCAGATTGTCTGTCCTAATGAACTGGTAACTCTGGACGCCGGGCCAGGATTTACTTCTTATACCTGGAGTACCGGAGCAACTACACAGACAGTGACAGTGGGAGCAGGAAGTTACTATGTAGATTTAGGATTTAACGGCTGTATCTATCGCCAATATGTCAATGTGACGACCGCACAGCCTCCGACAATTACAAAAATTGAAGTTTCAGGATATAATGCTACTGTTTTTGCTTCGGGAGGAACACCACCTTATCAATATTCCCTGAACGGAATCGATTATCAAAGTTCGAATATTTTCACAGGATTATCAAGAGGAATGCATACTGCTTATGTACTGGGAGCCGACGGATGCTCTCCTGTTGTGAAAGAATTTTTAATATTAAATTTAATTAATGCAATTACTCCGAATGGAGACGGTCTTAATGATGTTTTAAACTATTCGGATTTAAGAATTAAGCAGGATGTTTCCATAGAAGTTGTCGATCGTTACGGTGCGCTGGTTTACAGGTCTGCAGACAAAAATTATATCTGGGACGGAAAGGTAAACGGAAGGCCACTCTCAACCGGAACTTATTGGTATTTACTGAGATGGATTGAGCCGGACACAAAATTACCGGTTTCTTATTCAGGATGGGTATTAATCAAAAATCGTGAATAA